CACAGACCAAAGTTTGCCGACCTTTTTGAAGTGCAGCGAAGGGTGCGCGGGGTTTCCTTGCAGAAGATTGAAGTTTCGTCGAGCCACTCTCTGAACAGTGTGTGGAAGGTGCGTGAAACACACCCAAAAACGAGCTGTTGTGCGATGTTTCACAGGTCCTTGAGAGTTCCCTTGTCTTTCGCGTCAAGTGCCTCACGTACCAGGAAATCTAGTTTCCCGGCCTCAGAGTCAGCTTTGATTTCTTCGTCCCACCTCTCCCAATCCTTCTCTGACAGCCACCTGACAAGTTCGGTAAGCTCCTCCTTAGGAAGCCGCTCGATTTCGGTCTTGATTTCGTCCACTTTTGACATGTTCTTACCTCCTGCCAGAACTTCGGAATACCAATTCACCGAAGCTGAAATCCCGGAACACACCAGCTCTCAGTCAAACTCAGTATGCCACACCTACGCCTTGAACGCTACCCTCGCTGCGCGGTAGAGGGCTATCTATCGAGTCTACTGGTCAGCCGATCTCCATTACCTATTTTTGCAGCTCTGGCGGATTCCTTTGTGTTGTTCAGTAGTGAGCAGAGATATCTTCACTGCCGAGATGGGACAAGCACTGGCCGCGCTCATAGTCCCTTGCTTCAGAAGCTCCGAGAGGGTCCCCTGGAAACAGGACAGCCCTTTGGGGCTTCCCGTCCCCAAAGGGCTGTGCCAGATTCCGCCCGCCGGACGCGGGTCTGGTTGGCTTATCAGTTCGCACCAGCCGCCATAACCACTCCTCCTCGTCACTCGGAACAGGTGGCCCTGTCTGCCGCCAGGCAAGTCGGCTCCGCGATGACCCGGCGCGAGAGATCTCACCTCCTGAAACGCTAAGTGAAGTCATGAACTGTTCTACGGTGCCAGTCCTAACTGAACTTTGATCGCCTGCTCAACGCCTTTTACGGCAGCGCTGGACAAGCGACCCGCGCGGCTTAGCAGCCGCATCTTACTTACGGTCGTCAGTTGATCTGCCATGGCTTTATTCCTCTTCCCCTCGATCATGACGTATGCTTCGCTCGGGTAAAGGTGATCCACCGAGGTGGTTAAGGGTACAACCTGGACGCGGTTCAGGTGCTTAT
Above is a window of Candidatus Methylomirabilis lanthanidiphila DNA encoding:
- the mazF9_1 gene encoding mRNA interferase MazF9: MKRGEVWWVNFDPSIGGEIQKRRPAVIVSNDASNKHLNRVQVVPLTTSVDHLYPSEAYVMIEGKRNKAMADQLTTVSKMRLLSRAGRLSSAAVKGVEQAIKVQLGLAP